ATTGGGCGGTTCAGACGCAAATTGACAAAACGGACAATTGTTTTCATTTATTGATAGTTTCGCCACTGAACGGTTTAGCCTTCGTTTCAAATAGCCATGTCACTCTTAAGTCAGATAACTCATTATTTTATTTGGAATAAGGAAGGGCTTATGTACAAGAAAATATTAATGCCTGTAGACGTATTTGAAATGAACCTCAGTGATAAAGCGGTGCGTCATGCGGAGTTTCTGGCGAAAGCGGATAACGCGACCATCACCTTGCTGAACATCCTGCCCATCAGCAGCCGCTCGTTGCTTCGCGGGTTTAACTCTGACATCAAAAAGTTCGAAGCCTATATGGTCACCGAGTCAGAGAAAAAGATGAATGAATTAAAGCGTTTATTTGATATCGCGCCGGAGAATATTCACACCGAGGTGCGCTTCGGTAATGTTCGCGATGAAATCATCAGCATGAGTAATAAAGAGGATTACGAAGTGATTGTTATCGGCTCGAAGACGCCGGGAATGTCCAGCCATCTGCTTGGCTCAAACGCGGAATTGGTTATTCGCTACGCCAAAATACCTGTCTTAGTGGTACGCTAATTATTTAAGCGCCTCCCTGTCGGGAAGGGAGGCGCTTAATATTAATCTTCTGTAAACCAGTCGCTGTTTTCCTGGCGAATAAGCTGCACCGACTCGCCAATTTCTTGCAAATGCACGGTCATCGCTTTGTCTACGGCATCAACGTCACGCTTTTCCAGTGCGGCGAAAATATCATGGTGCTGACGCAACAGCATTTCCGGTGGCGAGACGTGATCGAGGCTCATATAGCGCACGCGGTCCATCGTGGCTTTGATATTTTCAATGGTATCCCACGCCAGTTGACAGTCGGCAATTTGCGCCAGTTTCTGATGAAACTCATCGTCGAGCTGGAAAAAGTCATTCAGCTGTTTGCGTTCAATCGCAATGCGCTGCTGGTGGAGATTCTGTTCCAGCAAATAACACTGATTTTCGTCAATCAGAGAAGCCGCACGACGCACCACCGCGCATTCAATCGCCTGACGGACAAAACAGCCGTTGCGCACCTGCGAAAGGGATATTTTATTCACGTAGCTGCCGCGCTGCGGGCGAATTTGAATCAGACCGTTTTCGGCAAGTTTAATGAATGCTTCGCGCACCGGCTGACGCGATACGTCAAAACGCACCGAGACCTCTTTTTCAGAGAGCGGTGTACCGGGCGGGATCAGACAATGGACGATATCACGTCGCAAAATGCGGTAAATTTGCTGATTAACAGGCTGGGTAGGATTCAGTTGCGATTCGGCGGCCATTGGATGTGATTTCTCAAAGAGTTAACACTTCAATACTACCATTCTTTTACCGGTCATCCCAGACCCGACCCGCAGGCCGGGCGGGGAAAAATTAGCCGCGATGCACGCTTAATCCTGCAAAGCTCTGGCTGACTGGCATCATTTCGACGGTGTTAATGTTGACGTGTTTTGGCAGCGTCGCGACCCACCAGACGGTTTCGGTCACATCTTCCGGGGTCAGAGCCTCGGTGTTTTCATAGGTTTTGCCTGCTTTCGCATCATCGCCTTTGAAACGCACGTTGGAAAACTCGGTCCCGCCCACCAGGCCAGGCTCGATATCCGTCACGCGGATCGCCGTGCCGTGCAGATCGGTACGCAGATTCAGGCTGAACTGACGCACAAAAGCTTTGGTTGCGCCGTACACGTTTCCACCTGCGTAAGGCCAGCTTCCGGCGGTCGAACCGATGTTAATGATATGGCCGCGGTTACGCTCGACCATGCCCGGCAGCACCGCGCGGGTCATGTACACCAGCCCTTTGTTGTTGGTGTCGATCATGTTTTCCCAGTCTTCGACGCTGGCTTTATGCGCAGGCTCCATCCCCAGCGCCAGACCGGCGTTGTTGACCAGTAAATCAATGGCACGCCATTCTGCGGGCAGGTTAGCCAGCATCTCTTCAATGGCCGCACGATTACGCACGTCGAGTTGTGCGGTCAAAATGCTGTCGCCAAGCTCATCCTTCAGCTCCTGCAAACGCTCCTGACGGCGACCTGTTGCAATCACTTTATGGCCGTTGGCGACGAAGCGACGCGTGATGCTTTCACCAAAACCCGCCGTTGCCCCGGTAACTAATACGATCATCTCACTGTTCCTCAACGCTTTTTGTGTTGTACAACCATAGCACGCCATCTGGCACGTCGTTAAGGCAACTTTTGTATCGCTAAATGAACGTGGAGAGGGCACTAAAAGACGACGATTCCTGTAACAGGGGCTCCCGCGCTACGAATTTGGCCGCTGCCATACTGAACGACTTTTCCGTCGACAAAAGTGACGTAATAGTCGCCTTTATCCCAACCCCATCCGGATGCCAGGCGATTGCTATACTGGATCTGTTCTTTATTGCCTTCAACCGCATCACCATCAGGCGTGCCTAACACGTCGATGACCTGTGCCTTAGTCATTCCCGTCTGAACATTATGTATTTTTTCGCCAGTGGTACACCCAGCCAGCAGCAGTAACGCCAAACTGGCTAAAAGATTTTTTTTCATTGTTGTCTCAGTAACGATAAGGATTAAATTTAGAACGTTTAAATAATCAAATTAGAATATCGAATGCTTTCCTGCCGAAGGCTAGCGAATACGTTGAACATCGACGGATTCGCCATCATCAATGCTGACAATTTTATCTTCATCATCGGTGACGACCACATCTGATGCCGGTAGCCACAAGCCGCTGGTGATAGTGTCATAGCTCGCAACCTGCCATACGGAATTATCATCGAGAATAAGGATTTCCCCATTGGCATTATTACTTTTAATGAAATGCTGTTCAGCGGCTATGGCAGGGGTTAGGCAGAGTAACGATATAAAAAAGAGAATGGTTTTCATTAATAGCTCCAGAGCGAATGTATTTCGACATTAAAAGACGAAGGGTAAATTTGCGTTTAGGTTAATGCCTGACTCACAAGTCGTGTTGATCTTCGTCACGCTTTTTATGATTTGAAATTAATGAAACCGTTCAGAAATTAAACATGCAAACATTAATATCAGGAGAGACATAATATCTGATGGCAATAAATCTGCTCCTAATGGGGATTGCAGCACGCCGCTGGCTGTCCTACTCTGGGAGGATTATTATGTGCCCAGGAGTCAACGATGTCGGTTTCAAATCCGTTATTTGAAGTAAGCGTATTACCCTATCAGGCACCTCGATTCGATGTCATCGAAGACTGCCATTATCGTCCGGCATTTGATGAGGCGATGCGCCAGAAGCGCGCAGATATTGACGCCATTATTGCCAGTTCAGCCGCGCCGGATTTTGCCAACACGGTTTTGGCACTGGAAAAAAGCGGTGCGATGCTTTCGCGCGTCAGCAGCGTGTTCTTCGCCATGACCTCCGCGCACACCAACGACTATTTGCAGGAACTGGACGAAGCTTTTTCTACCGAACTGGCGGGATTAGCCAACGATATCTGGCTCAACGACGCGCTGTTTTCGCGCGTGCAGGCCGTGTGGGAAGGGCGGAAATCGCTGGATGCTGAGTCGTGCCGGTTGGTGGAAGAGACCCATCAGCACTTTATTCTGGCAGGCGCAAAACTGACTGAGACGCAGAAATCCGAATTAAAATCACTCAATACCGAAGCCGCATCGCTGACCAGTCAGTTCAATCAGAAACTGCTGGCGGCAGACAAAGCGGGTGGGCTGGTGGTCGATGATGCGCATCAGCTTGAAGGGCTGAGCGCCGACGAAATCGCCAGCGCCGCACAGGCAGCCGCAGATAAAGGGCTGGCGGATCGCTGGCTGATCTCATTACTCAATACCACGCAGCAGCCAGCGCTTTCGGCACTTCACGATCGTCAGACGCGTGAAAATCTGTTCAACGCAGGCTGGATTCGCACCCAGAAGAATGATGATAACGATACCCGTATGATTGTGCTCAGACTGGCGAATTTACGCGCCCGTCGTGCGCAGTTGCTTGGGTTCGAGAGCTACGCTAGCTGGAGTACCGCCGATCAGATGGCGAAAACGCCTGACGCGGCACTGAAATTTATGCGAGGTATTGTCCCGGCAGCGCGAGCGCGCGCGCAACGGGAGCAGGCAGATATCCAGAAAGTGATTGATGACGAGCAGGGGCGTTTCAGCGTGCAGGCCTGGGATTGGGCGTATTACGCTGAGCGCGTTCGTCTGGAGAAATACGCTCTGGATGAATCGCAGATCAAACCTTATTTTGCCCTCGATACTGCGCTGCACGATGGCGTCTTCTGGGCGGCCAGCCAGTTGTTCGGTATTCGCTTTGTCGAGCGCTTCGATATTCCTGTTTATCACCCGGATGTTCGCGTCTGGGAGATTTTCGACCAGAACGGCGAGGGTATGGCGCTGTTTTACGGTGATTTCTTCGCGCGTGATTCCAAAGGCGGCGGGGCGTGGATGGGGAATTTCGTCGAACAATCCCATGAACTCGCTGCACGCCCGGTGATTTACAACGTCTGTAACTACCAGAAACCGGCTTCCGGACAGGCGGCGCTACTCTCCTGGGATGATGTCATTACGTTGTTCCACGAGTTCGGTCACACGCTGCACGGCCTGTTTGCCGATCAGCGTTTCGCCACATTATCCGGCACCAACACGCCGCGCGACTTTGTTGAATTCCCGTCGCAAATCAACGAACACTGGGCTAGCCATCCGCAGGTCTTTGCGAACTATGCCCGTCATTATCAAACCGGAGAACCGATGCCAGACGCCCTGCGCGAGAAAATGCTCAGCGCGACGCAGTTCAATAAGGGTTACGACATGACCGAGCTTTTAAGCGCGGCGTTACTGGATATGAACTGGCACGGTATTGGCACGAAGGAAACGGTCACGGACGTGGATACGTTTGAATCGTCAGCGCTTAAAAAAGAGGGGCTGGATCTGCCCGCTGTTCCGCCACGCTATCGCAGCAGCTATTTTGCGCACATCTTTGGTGGCGGTTATGCAGCCGGATATTACGCCTATCTGTGGACGCAGATGCTGGCGGACGACGGCTATCAGTGGTTTGTCGAACAGGGCGGCTTAACGCGTGAAAACGGACAGCGGTTCCGCGAAGCTATTCTGTCGCGCGGGAACAGTAGCGATCTGGAAGCGTTGTATCGCGACTGGAGAGGGCACGATCCGTTGATCGAGCCTATGTTGAAGAATCGTGGGTTAAGCGATTAGTTTTGTGCGGTCTGATGCCCTCACCCCGACCCTCTCCCACGGGGAGAGGGAGAAAGCCGAGTCCGAGCTTGAGGGAGATCAGCGGACGATCCCCTCTCCCATTGGGAGAGGGTTAGGGTGAGGGGAAAAATTACACCACTTCGTTCGGACAATCTTCGCCATTTTCCAGCTGTTTCAGATTACCCAGCGTTGTTTCTGAAATGCTGATCAGCGCTTCGGCAGTCAGGAACGCCTGGTGTCCGGTAAACAGCACGTTGTGGCAGGCAGACAGACGGCGGAACACATCGTCCTGAATCACGTCGTTAGACTTGTCTTCAAAGAACAGATCGCGTTCGTTCTCATACACATCCATTCCCAGCGCGCCGATTTTTTGCGTTTTTAGGGCTTCAATTGCTGCCTGAGAATCGATCAGGCCGCCACGGCTGGTATTGATAATCATCACGCCGTCTTTCATCTGATCAAAGGCGTCTTGGTTGAGCAGGTGATAGTTCTCCGGCGTCAACGGGCAGTGCAGGGAAATCACGTCCGACTGCGAGAGCAGCGTTGGCAGGTCAACATACTCCACGCCCAGCTCCAGCGCAGCAGCACTTGGGTACGGATCGAACGCCAGCAGACGCATACCGAAACCTTTCAGAATGCGCAGAGTCGCCACGCCGATTTTACCGGTGCCGATCACGCCCGCCGTTTTACCGTACATGGTAAAACCGGTCAGACCTTCGAGAGAGAAGTTGGCATCACGGGTGCGCTGATATGCGCGGTGAATGCGTCGGTTCAGGGACATCATCATTCCGATGGCATGTTCCGCAACGGCTTCCGGGGAGTAGGCCGGAACACGCACCACTTTCAGACCCAGCTCTTTGGCTGCGTCCAGATCGACGTTATTAAAGCCCGCACAGCGCAACGCAATGTATTTTACGCCGTGTTTTTTCAACTCTTCCAGCACCGGGCGGCTACCGTCGTCGTTGACGAAAATGCACACCGCTTCGCAGCCGTTCGCCGTTTTGGCGGTTCTTTCGGTCAGCAGAAAGTCGAAAAATTCGAGTTCGAATCCGTAAGTCTCGTTAACATGTTGCAGATACTTTTTATCGTACTGTTTTGTGCTATATACCGCGAGTTTCATAAGACTTTCTCCAGTGATTTTGCATTCACGTTAGCATGATTAAAATAATCTTACAATTTATAAAATTTTATTGAATTCAATAAGTTCTATCAATAATTCTAGAGCAACTATCCTTAAAACTGGCGTTGACTTCAACTGACTGGCTAAACATGCCACAATGACGGGCACTGTCGGCTTATTTTTTCGCTAAATCAGGATATTAACTGCCCATGAGGGGTAAATACAAAGCCGTAATTGCGCTACTTCTGCTCATCATTCTCTTGCCGCTGACGCTGCTGATGACGCTTGCCCAGTGGGTCCCCACTCTTGCCGGGATTTGGCTCCCTGTCGGTACGCGCATTGCATTTGAAAAAAGCCCGCGCCTCAGCCGCAATCAGATTGTGATCCCCGATCTCCGTTATCTGGTCGATGACTGCGAAATCGCCCGCGTGGAAAACGCCACGCTGTCTCATCCCAGCCGCTGGAAGCTTGACGTCGGCGCGCTCGAGCTCAATACCGCCTGCTTGAGTAAACTGCCGCAGACGGAACAGGCCAACACTGCGCCGAAAACGCTCGCCGAATGGCAGTCAATGCTGCCGAATACCTGGCTTAATATCGATCGTCTAACACTTTCCCCGTGGCAGCAGTGGCAGGGAAAACTCAACGTATCATTAACGCCGTCAATGCAGGAAGTGACTTACCTGGGTGAACAGGTAAAAGTGCGAGGTAAACTTCGCGGCCAAAGCCTGACCATCAGCGAATTTGAACTTCACCTGCCGGATTATCCACAGCCGATTCAACTGGCGGGAGAGTTCACACTGCCGTTGATTCCGGACGGCGTGCCGGTAAAAGGCCACGCAGAGGCCACCCTGACCGTACCGCAAATTGCGTCGCCGGTGGATGTCGATCTCGACTGGGAACAGAATCGGGGTCAACTGGTGATGAGCGCCCGCGATAACCCCGATCCGCTGCTCGATTTACCGTGGCAACTCACCGCCGAACAGCTGACGATCAGCGACGGGCGCTGGCACTGGGATCTCACCGGTCTGCCATTAAGCGGGCGCGTGGGGCTGAAAGTTGAAAACTGGCAGCAAGGCCTGGAAAACGCCATCTTTACCGGTCGTCTGAACGTGCTGACCCAGGGCGATGCCGGTAAAGGCAACGCCGTGCTAACCCTCGGTCCGGGCAAACTGAGCATGGATAACAGCGCTATGCCGCTCCAGTTGACGGGCGAAGCCAAGCAGGGCGATCTGATTTTATATGCCATTCTTCCGGCCCAACTGACCGGCAGCCTTGCCGATCCGCATCTGGCATTTGAACCTGGTGCACTGCTGCGCTCACGCGGTCGGATCATTGATTCCCTGAATATAGATGAAATCCGCTGGCCGCTGGCGGGAGTAAAACTGTCGCAGAAGGGCGTGGACGGGCGTTTACAGGCCATTCTCAAAGCACATGAAAACGAAATGGGCGATTTTGTTCTGCATCTGGACGGACAGGCGAATGACTTTCTGCCGGACAGCGGCCTGTGGCAGTGGCGCTACTGGGGCGATGGTCACTTTACGCCAATGAATGCCCGCTGGGATGTGGCTGGCAAAGGCGAGTGGCGCGACAGCGCGATTGAACTGACGGCATTATCGACCGGTTTCGATAAACTGGAATACGGCACCATGCTGGTGAGCAAACCGCGTCTGATATTAGACCAACCCGTGCGCTGGCTGCGTGGCGAAAATAATCCGCACTTTAGCGGCGCGCTGTCGCTGGATGCGGAGGAGACCTCGTTCTCCGGCGGCAGCGTGCTCCCGCCGTCGACCCTGAAATTCAGCGTCGACGGCACGGACCCGACCTTCTTCCAGTTTAAGGGCGATCTGCACGCTGGCGCGATTGGCCCGGTGCAGCTGAACGGTCGCTGGGACGGGGAACGTCTGCGCGGTCAGGCCTGGTGGCCGAAACAGTCCCTGACGGTCTTCCAGCCGCTGGTGCCGCCAGACTGGAAAATGAACCTGCGCGACGGCGAACTGTACGCGCAGGTGGCGTTTTCTGCCGCCGCTGGTCAGGGATTTGAAGCGGGCGGTCACGGCGTGCTGAAAAGCGGCAGCGTCTGGATGCCGGATAATCAAATCAACGGCGTCGATTTTGTCCTGCCGTTCCGCTTCAGCGAAGGCACATGGTCTCTGGGTACGCGCGGCCCGGTCACGCTGCGCATCGCCGAGGTGGTCAACCAGGTCACCGCGCGCAATATCACCGCGGATCTGCAGGGCGATTATCCGTGGAGCGAACAGAACCCGCTGCTGCTGACCAACGTCAGCACCGACGTGTTGGGGGGAAAAATCACCATGCAGCAGTTGCGAATGCCGCAGCACGATCCGGCCCTGCTGCGGGTGAATAATATCTCCGCCAGTGAGCTCATCAGCGCCGTCAATCCGAAACAGTTTGCCATGTCTGGCCCGGTCAGCGGTGCGCTGCCGTTCTGGCTGGAGAGCGAAAAATGGATAATCAAAGACGGCTGGCTGACCAATCCCGGCCCGATGACCTTGCGTATCGACAAAGACACGGCGGATGCCATCGTCAAAGACAACATGGCTGCGGGTGTGGCGATTAACTGGCTCCGTTATATGGAAATTTCTCGCTCGTGGACGAAAATCAATGTAGATAATCTGGGTGTGCTGACTATGCAATCGGCGATCAGCGGTACCAGCCGGGTAGACGGAAAAAGTAACACCGTGAACCTCAATTACACCCACGAAGAGAATCTTTTTACCCTGTGGCGCAGCCTGCGCTACGGGGATAATTTACAGGCATGGCTTGAGCAACACGCGGCGTTACCGGATGTCCGCTGTCAGGCAGGTAAGGAATGTGAGGAACAACAATGAAAAATCTGACTGGCGCGCTTGGCGTGATCATGGTCGTAATGCTCTCGGGCTGTACGCCGCGTATTGAAGTGGCGGCACCGAAAGAGCCGATCACCATCAATATGAACGTCAAAATCGAACATGAGATCCACATCAAAGTGGATAAAGACGTCGAAACCCTGCTGAAATCGCGCAGCGATCTGTTCTGAGGATGCCATGAAACGACTTCTTGCAATCGGTCTGCTGGTGTTAGGCATCAACGTGCAGGCGCAGGCGATCACCTTAAACGAAGCACGTGCGCAGGGGCTGGTCGGCGAAACCCTGAGCGGCTACATTGCGCCGCTGCGCCAGGATAAGCAGACGCTGGCGTTGGTCAATGAGATCAATGCAGCCCGCACGGAAAGTTATCAGAAGCTGGCAGACAGCAATAATCTTCCGGTCGATGAAGTGGCGAAAATGGCAGGACAGAAGCTGGTGGCCCGCGCACAGCCGGGGGAATATGTGAAGGGGATTAACGGGAAGTGGCTGAAGAAGTGATCAGCGATAGCGCTTGCGGTACTCGCCCGGTGAGACACCAAAACGTTGTTTGAACGCCGTTGAAAAATGGCTATGGTCGGCAAAACCCCAGCTGTAGCCAATTCCCGCCAGTTTTTCATCATCACCCGTGGCGCGTAACACTTGCGCGCACAGGTCCAGCCGCCGGTTTTTGATGTACTGCGCCACCACCAGGCCTTTATCGGCAAACATGCGATACAGGCTGCGCACGGACATGCCGCTCTCGGTGGCGATCCACTCCGGGCGCAACGCTTCCGACTGAATGTGCGAATCAATCAGCGTCAGCACATTCTGGAACTGACGTTCTTTACGCGGCGGTGCGGATTCTCGCTGTTGAAAAGCAGGGCGCAGTAAACACACCATTGCCTCCAGCGCCGCTTCGCTTTCCAGATCGCTCAGATGGGCGTTATCCATGCTCTCCTGCAACAGCCGATAGCTCAGTTGCACCGTCGGCAGGTTGCGCGACAGCTTGAGCGCGCAGCTGACTTCCTGAAAGCGACACTGCTGTTCCAGAATCTGGCGTGGGAGTAAAAGAGAAATCTGGCGTGATTTATCGTGCCAATAAATCGAACAGGGGCGTGAAGCATCGATAAGCGTAATGTCACCCGCTTCAATCACCGTTTGCCTGTCGTCCTGTTCCAGCGTCGCATTGCCTTCGAGCTGAAATACGGTGTAGAACCAGGCGTCGTTGCTGCCTTTGATCTCCTGACGAGTGCGAAACAGATTAACGCCTGCGGCAGTGACAGTGCTGAGCTTCATACTTCTGGCGTAGCTGGTTTCCAGTTCGCCAAGAAACGGACCTGCCAGCGGACGCGCGGCAAAGCTGCCACACACCTGGTTAATTTGCGCCAGCCACTGTTGATATTTTTCCTGCTCGCTTGCACACGCCATCGTTCATCTCGCTGCACTGTCAATGTTTTTGCATTGTTGCATTTGTGTTGCATTTTGTCAGAGGTCTGGGCTGACTATAGGAAAGAACACTCGCTGATAACAGTGTTATAAGGCGGAATTATCTTTATTTGCGGGGGCTGTCACAGGTGGCAAAGCGAATGTCACACAGATAAAAGCGTATCTGGCAAAGCGATCTTAGACTGCGTTAACACCCTGCGAATAATAATGAAGGAGCACCCCATGTCTGAGACACAGACCGCCATTCTGCCGAGCGTGCAGCAGTTTTTAGACCGCCAACATGGCCTGTGGATTGAGGGCCGTCAGTCCGCTTCTGAAAGTGAAAAACGCCTGAATATCTTCAACCCGGCCACGGGTGAAATGATTGCTTCTACGGCAGATGCAAGCGTGAGCGATGTGGATCGCGCGGTAATGTCCGGCTGGCGTGCGTTTGTCTCCCGCAGCTGGGCGGGGAAACTGCCTGCCGAGCGTGAACGTATTTTGCTGCGTTTTGCCGATCTGGTTGAGCAGAACACGGAAGAACTCGCACAGCTCGAAACTCTGGAGCAGGGTAAATCAATTAACATTTCTCGCGCTTTTGAAGTGGGCTGCACGCTGAACTGGATGCGCTACACCGCCGGGCTGACCACCAAAATTGCCGGGAAAACCCTGGACCTCTCCATTCCGATGCCACAGGGCGCGCGCTATCAGGCGTGGACCCGTAAAGAGCCGGTTGGCGTGGTCGCCGGTATTGTGCCGTGGAACTTCCCGCTGCTGATTGGCATGTGGAAAGTGATGCCAGCTCTGGCCGCGGGCTGTTCCATTGTGATTAAACCGTCCGAAACCACGCCGCTGACGCTGCTGCGCGTGGCTGAGCTGGCAAGCGAAGCGGGCGTTCCTGATGGTGTGTTTAACGTCGTCACCGGCAGCGGTGCAGTGTGCGGCGCGGCATTGACCTCGCATCCGCATATCGCCAAGGTCAGTTTTACCGGGTCAACCGCGACCGGCAAACAGATTGCGCGCGTCGCTGCCGATACGCTAACGGGCGTGACGCTGGAGCTGGGCGGTAAAAATCCGGCGATCGTGCTGAAAGATGCCGATCCGGCGTGGGTGGTGGAAGGGCTGATGACCGGCAGTTTCCTCAATCAGGGGCAGGTGTGTGCCGCAAGTTCGCGCATTTACATCGAAGCGCCGCTGTTCGACACTCTGGTGAGTCACTTTGAGCAAGCGGTGAAATCCCTGAGCGTCGGGCCAGGCATGTCGCCGACGGCGCACATCAACCCGCTCGTCTCCCGCGCCCACTGCGACAAAGTGCAAAGCTTCCTCAACGAAGCGCAATCCCGCAACGCCGAGCTGATTCCCGGCAACAGCGGCCCGGACAAGCAGGGCTACTACGTTGCGCCTACGCTGGTGGTAAACCCGGATGCCAGCCTGCGCCTGACCCGCGAAGAGGTATTTGGCCCGGTGGTGAATCTGGTGCGCGTGTCTGATGGTGAAGAGGCGTTACATCTGGCGAACGATACGGAATACGGCCTGACGGCCAGCGTCTGGACGCAAAATATCAGTAAAGCGCTGGAGTATACGGACCGACTTCAGGCCGGTACCGTATGGGTGAAT
Above is a window of Lelliottia jeotgali DNA encoding:
- a CDS encoding Universal stress protein G, whose translation is MYKKILMPVDVFEMNLSDKAVRHAEFLAKADNATITLLNILPISSRSLLRGFNSDIKKFEAYMVTESEKKMNELKRLFDIAPENIHTEVRFGNVRDEIISMSNKEDYEVIVIGSKTPGMSSHLLGSNAELVIRYAKIPVLVVR
- a CDS encoding Transcriptional regulator, GntR family, which produces MRFDVSRQPVREAFIKLAENGLIQIRPQRGSYVNKISLSQVRNGCFVRQAIECAVVRRAASLIDENQCYLLEQNLHQQRIAIERKQLNDFFQLDDEFHQKLAQIADCQLAWDTIENIKATMDRVRYMSLDHVSPPEMLLRQHHDIFAALEKRDVDAVDKAMTVHLQEIGESVQLIRQENSDWFTED
- a CDS encoding 3-hydroxypropionate dehydrogenase, which translates into the protein MIVLVTGATAGFGESITRRFVANGHKVIATGRRQERLQELKDELGDSILTAQLDVRNRAAIEEMLANLPAEWRAIDLLVNNAGLALGMEPAHKASVEDWENMIDTNNKGLVYMTRAVLPGMVERNRGHIINIGSTAGSWPYAGGNVYGATKAFVRQFSLNLRTDLHGTAIRVTDIEPGLVGGTEFSNVRFKGDDAKAGKTYENTEALTPEDVTETVWWVATLPKHVNINTVEMMPVSQSFAGLSVHRG
- a CDS encoding Dipeptidyl carboxypeptidase Dcp, which encodes MSVSNPLFEVSVLPYQAPRFDVIEDCHYRPAFDEAMRQKRADIDAIIASSAAPDFANTVLALEKSGAMLSRVSSVFFAMTSAHTNDYLQELDEAFSTELAGLANDIWLNDALFSRVQAVWEGRKSLDAESCRLVEETHQHFILAGAKLTETQKSELKSLNTEAASLTSQFNQKLLAADKAGGLVVDDAHQLEGLSADEIASAAQAAADKGLADRWLISLLNTTQQPALSALHDRQTRENLFNAGWIRTQKNDDNDTRMIVLRLANLRARRAQLLGFESYASWSTADQMAKTPDAALKFMRGIVPAARARAQREQADIQKVIDDEQGRFSVQAWDWAYYAERVRLEKYALDESQIKPYFALDTALHDGVFWAASQLFGIRFVERFDIPVYHPDVRVWEIFDQNGEGMALFYGDFFARDSKGGGAWMGNFVEQSHELAARPVIYNVCNYQKPASGQAALLSWDDVITLFHEFGHTLHGLFADQRFATLSGTNTPRDFVEFPSQINEHWASHPQVFANYARHYQTGEPMPDALREKMLSATQFNKGYDMTELLSAALLDMNWHGIGTKETVTDVDTFESSALKKEGLDLPAVPPRYRSSYFAHIFGGGYAAGYYAYLWTQMLADDGYQWFVEQGGLTRENGQRFREAILSRGNSSDLEALYRDWRGHDPLIEPMLKNRGLSD
- a CDS encoding D-lactate dehydrogenase, coding for MKLAVYSTKQYDKKYLQHVNETYGFELEFFDFLLTERTAKTANGCEAVCIFVNDDGSRPVLEELKKHGVKYIALRCAGFNNVDLDAAKELGLKVVRVPAYSPEAVAEHAIGMMMSLNRRIHRAYQRTRDANFSLEGLTGFTMYGKTAGVIGTGKIGVATLRILKGFGMRLLAFDPYPSAAALELGVEYVDLPTLLSQSDVISLHCPLTPENYHLLNQDAFDQMKDGVMIINTSRGGLIDSQAAIEALKTQKIGALGMDVYENERDLFFEDKSNDVIQDDVFRRLSACHNVLFTGHQAFLTAEALISISETTLGNLKQLENGEDCPNEVV
- a CDS encoding Transcriptional activator feaR, with amino-acid sequence MACASEQEKYQQWLAQINQVCGSFAARPLAGPFLGELETSYARSMKLSTVTAAGVNLFRTRQEIKGSNDAWFYTVFQLEGNATLEQDDRQTVIEAGDITLIDASRPCSIYWHDKSRQISLLLPRQILEQQCRFQEVSCALKLSRNLPTVQLSYRLLQESMDNAHLSDLESEAALEAMVCLLRPAFQQRESAPPRKERQFQNVLTLIDSHIQSEALRPEWIATESGMSVRSLYRMFADKGLVVAQYIKNRRLDLCAQVLRATGDDEKLAGIGYSWGFADHSHFSTAFKQRFGVSPGEYRKRYR
- a CDS encoding Phenylacetaldehyde dehydrogenase — encoded protein: MSETQTAILPSVQQFLDRQHGLWIEGRQSASESEKRLNIFNPATGEMIASTADASVSDVDRAVMSGWRAFVSRSWAGKLPAERERILLRFADLVEQNTEELAQLETLEQGKSINISRAFEVGCTLNWMRYTAGLTTKIAGKTLDLSIPMPQGARYQAWTRKEPVGVVAGIVPWNFPLLIGMWKVMPALAAGCSIVIKPSETTPLTLLRVAELASEAGVPDGVFNVVTGSGAVCGAALTSHPHIAKVSFTGSTATGKQIARVAADTLTGVTLELGGKNPAIVLKDADPAWVVEGLMTGSFLNQGQVCAASSRIYIEAPLFDTLVSHFEQAVKSLSVGPGMSPTAHINPLVSRAHCDKVQSFLNEAQSRNAELIPGNSGPDKQGYYVAPTLVVNPDASLRLTREEVFGPVVNLVRVSDGEEALHLANDTEYGLTASVWTQNISKALEYTDRLQAGTVWVNSHTLIDANLPFGGMKQSGTGRDFGPDWLDGWCETKSVCVRY